The following are from one region of the Sandaracinus amylolyticus genome:
- a CDS encoding RidA family protein, with product MAVQLIHPSGLFRAEHYTQVAIATGTRTVYLAGQVAYDEHQRIVGVGDLAAQTEQATLNVGRALEAAGATFEDVAKLTIYVTQWTPEQMPRFVEGFSRAAQRLGITSRPPASLIGVEVLFDPDIRIEIEAIAVLP from the coding sequence ATGGCCGTTCAGCTGATCCATCCGTCCGGTCTCTTCCGGGCCGAGCACTACACCCAGGTCGCGATCGCGACCGGCACCCGCACCGTCTACCTCGCGGGCCAGGTCGCGTACGACGAGCACCAGCGCATCGTCGGAGTCGGCGATCTCGCGGCGCAGACCGAGCAGGCGACGCTCAACGTGGGCCGCGCCCTCGAGGCCGCGGGCGCGACCTTCGAGGACGTCGCCAAGCTCACGATCTACGTCACGCAGTGGACCCCCGAGCAGATGCCGCGCTTCGTCGAGGGCTTCTCGCGCGCCGCGCAGCGCCTCGGCATCACCTCTCGCCCGCCGGCCTCGCTGATCGGCGTCGAGGTGCTCTTCGATCCCGACATCCGGATCGAGATCGAAGCGATCGCCGTCCTTCCCTGA